The sequence CATAATTGAAGAACTAGAAACGAGGATGGGTGATTCTAGCACAGGGCTTCAGCCAATGACTCAGCTGATTCACTAGATCATCTTCTGAATTAAGTATAAGATAATGTAGCATCCATCATATCAGAACTTATTTTGGTAACTGAAAGGAGATGTAAAGAGCTTTATTCCGTCGTTTGTAGTTGAGGCTACTTCTATAATTCGAGTTTTCGATGCGctctatctatttttttaagctGTGCTAGggaattattgatattttcagTTCTAGGGATAAATTGTTTTCTcaatatatctatttttctaGCATTCTCCACGCATAGTCACTTTGGCTGTATCTTGGATATATTCATTTTGGGAATGGTTTTAGGTCATCACATCCATggcaagaaatgaaaaattcgcCAGTGTTTtcttctatattttgaaacttGCGGATAGTGCTGTTGTTCATTAAGATGacttcatttattagttagttTGATATCTGAGTTCTGTTATGACAGTTTTCGTGGAGACATTGGACAAGTGTTTCAGTAATGTGTGTGAGCTTGACATAGTGTTCAATTTTAACAAGGTTAGTTTATTCTGCTATCATTATGAAAGTATTTACCtacatgattttatattaGGAGCGAGTTAAATTGAGATTCAACATACAATTGTTTGACTGATTATTCTGGTTCAACTATATTTGGTGGGGTCGTTCACAAGGATCATGTATGCCATGCATATCTGTAGACTTTTATTTCTACTTAGCTCATCAATGGTTACATGAAAAGGGAGAAATTTATTGAGGCCACCTGGAAATGAACTGTCTTAAGCTGGTTTCTATAAGCGAAGAGCTGTAGGTGGATTTTGCTACTTATCATTCAATATCTATCTGCACCATGCCAAACAAAATGACTCCTTTCATGTTCTACTGAGTACCAAGGCAAGCATGTGGAATCTCTGAGTACTTTTAGCCTTTTAGGTGACAGCAGAGGCACTCATATTCTGTTATCTGTTTTTTAGGTGCATACAATTTTAGATGAGATCATATTAGGTGGCCAAGTGCTTGAGACAAGTTCTTCAGACGTCGTGATGGCGGTTGAAGACATATCAAAGTAATCTCTTGCTCTCTCTTtcgaaagagaaaagaaaagaaagaaaagatcagatattttaattgatgCCACCTATCTATTCTTTGCAGGCTGGaaaagaattcaaattcaattattcCATCTATTCCTGGTTGGCAGGGTCGATAGCAGCAGAACGCATGTAACTTCTTTGATTTTAACAAAGTTATGTTAAGTAAAGCGATTGAGACCTCTTTTGCCATCTATCTCAATCCCAGCATCATCTCAACAGTACTCGGAAGATATATTTGACATCTACTTTCTGTGAATGCTGATTTATGGTTTTCTTTAACAAGCAATATTTCATATCGCGGGGCATGTCCCTGCAATAGAACAACATTGTTGAGTGAGACATTCCTTGAATGAGATGATTCCATCTTTATTCTTTCAGCAAGATGAACTACACCGGACCCATAGCATTTTGGTACGGTGCTCACATACTTCTATTGCTAGTTTAGTCTATCACAGAGTTATTAACAATTCCTATATTTCCTACAGTAGACTATGGTCTCTAACTTGCTTGTCGGATTATTTTCATCTCATTCATTCGAGTAGGCTaaagatcaagaaaaagtACCCCAACATATCTTACTACCTGCAAGAAACTATATCATATCAGCAATTATCagtattttatttcacacCGAATCacgtaaaaaaaattcattttagttaCTCTTCTTTTTCGTTCTGATGAGATGCCAAACAATCGCTAAACTAATCCGCCCACTACGCTTGGGCATAGGTGCAGTGATTATTGTTTATATagcaaaattaaacaagaagGTCCCATGGTCTAGTGGTCAGGACATTGGACTCTGAATCCAGTAACCCGAGTTCAAATCTCGGTGGGACCTAAACTCTATATCTTTTTCCCCTCCCAATTCACACAATTTCTATTACCAGACTTGAAGAGGGCATCCAGCATTTCGTACATCCCTATTCAGGAAAGAAACTAATTAGACAAATGAACAATATACTTCTGCTCTTTTTCTCCTTCCAAATTGGAAGACGCATATCCAAAATGTCATAAAATGTACATTTCACCAAAGACAGATAGAACATGTAAATTACagccaaaaaaacaaaaaaattgcagcTTGTTTAACCAAAAACAAGCCTCGaaacaaagaacaaaagaacCACCACCATCCGACCCTTGCTATTTCTAAAACCTGCCCAGCAAATCtaaacaagaagaaagaaaagaactcTTCTAAATCTGCAAACAGTTGGCTGTCACTCTTGCAACAAACACGCCATTGGCTTCACGTCCATTTTTCGTCCAAGAAACAGAGTAACTTCCAAGGAATGCAACTGATCATGAATCTGGCTTGTTATCCCCAGCATACATCACAGGGGAGGAGAATGTACAGCAGGACACTAAGCAGCGAAGACATCAAAATCTGGAGCCTGCCATAATTATTGGCAAAGAATCAAGAAACCATCTACTCCCCTATTTAATCCTCATGCAATCTCTCTGGATCCTGCTCGTCCAAAGGCTCCGGAAAGATATCCTTAGACTGCCGTCTAGTTGAAGACGAGTGACCATTCCCCTCCCCATTCTGACCGCTCCCTTGGGAACCCGTCGTTCCTGACTGCTTAAAACTGCTTGGTCCTTCACCTTTGTGAGAAGTCATTGCTGCTGACGTGGCCACAACATCTGAAGAACTATGTCGCCAGCTGCCGAAAAGAGCAGCATTCCACGAGCCTCTAGAGGACGTGGTTCTAAGCCTGGCTGAACTAGTCTGCTCTTCTCTTACAACCTTAAGAGGATTTTCCAAAGCTTTAAGGATGTACCTCATTAGGGGCCGACGAGCAGGCTTGGGATTTAGACAAGACCTAGCAACAATAGCCATGGCCCAGACTTCCTCGAGGAGATCCTCATCTATGATTAATGATGGATCCACGATGTTTGTGACGAGCTCCTTGTCATATATGCTAATGTAAGGTAATGTTGCTTCCAACCATTCCTTTGTGGTGGGATCGGTGGAGGAACTAATTCCCAGCTTACCGGTTACAAGCTCGAGCAGAACCTTCCCAAAGCAGTATACATCATAAGCACATGTTGTGTTCGCTGAACCTGGTCATGAAGTCAGAAGAATAGTTAGAACGTTACTCTATGAATAAGAAATAGGAAAACTGGAgtcaataaacaaaattatgaagcATGTTTAATGATCTTATTAAATGTCCGCAACTTGGATTGGTGACATTGCTCGGCGAATCAAAGGTCATATGCTTTACAAAAGATGAACCAGATGctataaacaagaaaagccaTGGAAAACATAGGAGTAcgaataaaataatgattctTTAGTTGGGCCGTTTCAGGGTAGTTTGTAATCAACCATCTAAAACACAGAATAGTCGATTCTTACACTTCAGAAGAATAAGTCAGTGACAGATTGCTCGAGAGCTATGGGTTCTTACGAACATAtagcaaaatatttcaagCTTCGgctttctaatttaaaaaatctaaactGCATTGTCATTCATTTGAAGATGACGAAACATTCTACTCCTGCATCATCAGGATAGGCAATAACTTCAAAActaatagtttatatttaatcaaagcATGTTGTGGAATTCCATTCTGAAGTCTGCAGCACCGAAGGAGGACAGTCACACTCATATTCCACAAATacagaaagaaataaattctGTAATCAAATTACCAAAATAGAATAGGCCTGAATTCAGAGTTCTAACTCATAGGCACGAAAAAGGTagtaacaaaacaaaaatcaaatgaaatgaTCTAGATATACCTGAAACACCTTGGTCTGATGTCCTgcatataaggaaaaaaaagagtcACAATCTGAATAAAGCATCTAAATAAGAATCTTAACATAAAACCTGAAGTGGAAAAAGGTAATTTTCATACtgaataattctaaattcagCAGAAAATATTTGCAAGTATAAATGACATGCGacgaattaaaatttcaagtgTAAGAATATTCAACTGTCAGGACTCAGGATCACAAAAGGAAATACTAACTGTGGCAACCGCAGCAACCTTGTGATCCTACTTTGATGACTGTCACCTTCTTGAGCACAAACCTCACTCAAGCTTCCTAACCTGACTTCGTACCTGTCATCAAGAAGTATGCTGCTGGCTTGAACATCCCTTCAAGAATACAAACACgtaaatgttatttttgtgGGAGATTAGAGTGCCTAAGCAGATGCAGTACACAATTTATCAATAACATAGGTATCACCGGTAAGGATTTCATAGATACAGAGCCAAAACTAAATGGCAGCCTAAACCCAATCCGAGCTCTTTAGACACTGATCGAGAAGATTACATAGTAGAGAACTGGAACCTTCTATCTAATAAACTTCTTCTCCAGTTCTTACATTTCCTCTTATTTCTAGCTACTCTAAGAGTTTCGAATTTTAGAAATACAAAACTTCATCCTAGTGCCATCCAAGCAACGAATGAGCAGGCATCTGAAAAGAACCAAGAAACACAGCAGACAACAATAATTGAGTGTTTGTATGAAGCCTTCAAGAGCCTAAACTCataaaaaaacgaaaaagaaaaagtaagagAAAAACATTGTTTCATTAGAATTACCAATATATTTAGTAAGGAACATCGAAAACTCAATGCATTtcctaaataaatatacaagtaGTTGTACCCCAGCTGTTGAAACTATCTCCAGTGAGTATGtggtgttatttattttttgtttacttgaaAAACTGCCGCACCTCTCCAACTTGTACTCAGTTCTATTTCTTATAAGACCAACGTAACTCCAGTTGAGAACATAAATTGGCTCAAGACAATGGTTAAACGGATGGGCACCATCCAAAATGCGAAAGGAAGAACAGGATGCCCACAAAACCTTTTATTTACAAGATTTTTGTCTCGCTTGAAGGGATGCACTTAATCATAAGTCATAATTGCAGCAATAGTCCAAGTTTGTCAAAAACTTGTTGGAGTTTGGTTAACATATTTCAGCAAGCACTTCATTAGTACCCTAAATGGTAGGAAAAACCAATAACAATAATTGTAATATCAGAACTTGAGCTTATACCATAGTTTCAACAACActtacttaaaattaaaatataaaatgcagCCCTCTACTTTACGTGCTTTGGTAAATAGCTTATGTCAGAATAACAATAAAATGCATACACAATGCCAATTGTGTAATAGTGCTAGAACATTGGCATTATTACAAATCTTGCACATTTAGCAATAAAACGAATAAAcctaaacaaagaaaaaattatgctCTCCTGGTCAATTGTTTCTCATTAATCAATCTCCTGTGTTTTGTTGTAGTACAACACAGAAATCAATAAGGCAATCAGCTGAAAGTCAACAGTTAATTCTTGACTTTTAAGCAAGAGTATCTTTTATTTCTGTACGGCAATAGCTCAAAGTCGAAAGTTTAACAAGTGTGAATTCAGTAGTACCTGTGAACAAGTGGTGGAGTACATTCATGATGCAAGTAAGTCAGACCCTCAGCAGCTCcaattgcaatttttagtCTTGTTATCCAATCCAGTGATTGTAAACTGTCGTCATCtggatttgttttcttgaacaAAGCACTGGACAGGTCTCCATTTGGCATGTGTTTGTAAACAAGAAACTTCTCATTCTCATTCTCCAAACAATGACCCAAGAGAGGGACGAATCTAGGATGGGAAACCTTGCTAAAAAGCTCCAACTCTAACATGTATGCTTCCTTTTTGACTGATGACTGCAAAtctatcttttttattattacaggGATTCCACCTTCAAGTCTTCCACAAAATAGATCGCCGGAATGACCATGCTTGATCAGATTTGCATCATTTAATTCACCGGTGGCTTGAAGAATCTGCTGATATGTAAAGGCATCTCCCAGAGTGGAAAAGTTCAACGATACTCCAGGGTCAGGAATTTCGCCAGCTGGAACAGGGCCCACGCCGTTACCTCTTTGGTTTGTCGTATCCCTCTTGCGCATGCATACAAACAGCAGTACAATTATCACTACCAGAAATCCAATAAGCCCAATACCTCCCAAAACAGAAgctaaaataataactaatttatggCTCTTATTGTCAGATTGTGGTGGAGGATGAGGAGGTTGAGTGACATTTGGCTCTCCGAAGTTATCGAATACCAAACCCCTGTCTGCATAGAATGCGGCACAATCTGTCCGTGTCCTCTGATTAGTCACATTTCGGAGGCAATTCCTACTAAGAGATGTGTTGCCACGTGCATAAATCGGAACTGGACCATCGAAGTAATTGCCCGAGATGTCAATAAAACCAAACGTTGTAATTACAGGTGTaagaattccataaaataaattctggGAAATGTTAAATAGGGCAACAGTTCCATTAGCGATTGAACTGACACTAGGCATTACACCGGTAAAGTTATTCACAGACACATCAAGGAATCGCAACGAGGGAATTGACCACAGCACTTCTGGAAACTCACCAATGAAAGCATTATGACTCAGAACCACAAACTGCAACCGAGTCAAAGGAGGAAAGAGATTAACAGGTAATGgtcctgaaagaaaattgttcCAAAGTACCATTCGCTGCAAACTTCCCAGCCCTCCCAACTCCGCAGGCACTGACCCTGACAATGAATTAAATCCAAGATCAAGCTCAACCAGACTAGAAAGATCACCGAGTTGGGCAGGTATTGTAGAAGACAAACTGTTCCCTGAAAGATTCAAGAACCGCAACCCAGACAAAGTCCCAATTCCAGGAGGAATAACTCCAgacaagaaattcaaagaCATGTCCAGCAAAGTAAGGTTCCCTAGTGCAGCAAACGTTGCCGGAATAGACCCTGTGAGCAAATTCTGCGAAAGATCAAGCACAGAGAGCCCAAATAACTGACCTAAACTAGATGGAACTACACCAGTAAGATTGTTATTAGACAAATGCAGTTCAACTAAGCTACTTAAATTGCCAAGAGTGAATGGAATAGCCCCATTAATCAAACAAGACCTAAGATCAAGCAGTTGGAGTGAGGCAAGCTGCAATCCTAACCAGTCAGGAATTGAGCCCGGCAATCTAAAATGCGAGGCGTTGAATGAAGATAGAAGAGTCAAATTTTGGAGGGCGTCCACTGAAAATTGAGGGTTTTGACTTCCCCTCCTTGTTCTCCTGAACCCTGAAATATTGATTCCAGTAACCCGGCCATTTGAGCATTGAATACCCGCCCATGAAGTACACGGGTCGGATTTTATAGGCCAATCCTTAGCCCTCAACCCCAGTGAAGATCTTAACTGAAGCAACGCCAATCTTTCTTGCCTCGAGACTAAGAATTGCTGCTCAAATGTATGAccaaacagaaagaaaaacaaaggtaAACAAATGAACACTACCCTGCTCCACTGATCCACCATTTCTGCTCCAACTTCATTGAACTTCAAGAAAAATCACCATCATGATCACATATCTATACATACAAACAACAGGTGTTTGCTACACTCACTCGGAATTTAGGGATTCTAGGTGCGCACATTCCATACACGCAGCTTAAGAAATATTAGAGAACAGCGAAAACTCCCCTTGAAGCTTACCTCCACGAAAAACGAATCAAAGCATTAGTTTGATCCTTCTTCAAACTCTATTCCCTTTTGTAATCACGAAACAAAACATACAAAAgagcaaaaaaaaatctcttctCTCTCCTCATTGTTTTCACTTTGCTCCGGCTGACggaggagagagaaaagggtttttttcctttaaaaaaaagtcaaaattctGGGTTTTAGGTggggagagagaaaaaatgtgGTGAGAATAGTGAATGCTGAATATTGAGCAGTAATAGTGATGATGATGGACTgtagtagagagagaaagtgagaggccagtctctctctctctctaaaatgGACACCACCGCGCAGAAAAAGGTGAAactattttcctttttaaactttagagagaaaaaagaacttTCGCCGGCGGCCGCCGAAACGGGTCACCTAAGACGGGCACCAAACGGGTATGGATGGACCACTCTATTCGGGTTCGGGTCTGACTGAAAAAGGGAGGCAGTGTGACTCCCATTGGGGGTTTGACTGCCGAAAATCCCGCCCAATACAGCTAAGCTTAAAATTACTCCCCTtctaataacaacaataatattaattttattattcaaaaaaagtaattattttttaaaaaattattttaaatagaaataaaaactcaaatgcttcatgttattttatataatgcGAATAAAACGtgcataaatagaaaattatttattataattcttaatttagtgattcttttaaattatgtgcGAAAATCCAGTAAAAATtacatcacaaaaaattagtacgGCGGTATCATTGACCACCGTTTGTAGGTATTGagggatttttctttttatattaatatagatacaAGATGTgggttatttatataaatagagtaaattataaggtgtaaatataattattttaaaacaaaaattaaatactttttaaataagtgAATTGCAGTGTcgtaattaagtaattattattgcaCATTGTAATCACCACTACTCgcctttaaaaaatattaattaatacatgatgacgattgattgattgattggtGAATCATTAAGTCCAATTttattacacacacacacatacagaCACACATGTCATAACATATTCAGAATTCCTTAATTTAGGGAGCTATTTATTCAAAAGGTTGAATATAAATGCCAATCTTTAACAAATATGAACTTATGGTAAGTTAGTGtgttttatgaattatttattttttttccttaattttctcacccaTTGTACCATTCGGCCATTCATAAGACAATTTAGtgtatcaaaattttca comes from Sesamum indicum cultivar Zhongzhi No. 13 linkage group LG10, S_indicum_v1.0, whole genome shotgun sequence and encodes:
- the LOC105172890 gene encoding probable LRR receptor-like serine/threonine-protein kinase At2g16250; the encoded protein is MVDQWSRVVFICLPLFFFLFGHTFEQQFLVSRQERLALLQLRSSLGLRAKDWPIKSDPCTSWAGIQCSNGRVTGINISGFRRTRRGSQNPQFSVDALQNLTLLSSFNASHFRLPGSIPDWLGLQLASLQLLDLRSCLINGAIPFTLGNLSSLVELHLSNNNLTGVVPSSLGQLFGLSVLDLSQNLLTGSIPATFAALGNLTLLDMSLNFLSGVIPPGIGTLSGLRFLNLSGNSLSSTIPAQLGDLSSLVELDLGFNSLSGSVPAELGGLGSLQRMVLWNNFLSGPLPVNLFPPLTRLQFVVLSHNAFIGEFPEVLWSIPSLRFLDVSVNNFTGVMPSVSSIANGTVALFNISQNLFYGILTPVITTFGFIDISGNYFDGPVPIYARGNTSLSRNCLRNVTNQRTRTDCAAFYADRGLVFDNFGEPNVTQPPHPPPQSDNKSHKLVIILASVLGGIGLIGFLVVIIVLLFVCMRKRDTTNQRGNGVGPVPAGEIPDPGVSLNFSTLGDAFTYQQILQATGELNDANLIKHGHSGDLFCGRLEGGIPVIIKKIDLQSSVKKEAYMLELELFSKVSHPRFVPLLGHCLENENEKFLVYKHMPNGDLSSALFKKTNPDDDSLQSLDWITRLKIAIGAAEGLTYLHHECTPPLVHRDVQASSILLDDRYEVRLGSLSEVCAQEGDSHQSRITRLLRLPQTSDQGVSGSANTTCAYDVYCFGKVLLELVTGKLGISSSTDPTTKEWLEATLPYISIYDKELVTNIVDPSLIIDEDLLEEVWAMAIVARSCLNPKPARRPLMRYILKALENPLKVVREEQTSSARLRTTSSRGSWNAALFGSWRHSSSDVVATSAAMTSHKGEGPSSFKQSGTTGSQGSGQNGEGNGHSSSTRRQSKDIFPEPLDEQDPERLHED